One Pyrus communis chromosome 13, drPyrComm1.1, whole genome shotgun sequence genomic window carries:
- the LOC137712418 gene encoding uncharacterized protein: MCSEASPPRLSFSQDLGQPDVLPVGPRDTSLLDMNCDFEFSFSNSSFERQSSSADELFSHGVILPMQPRDRVLNSELKRYASLPPLPSSPTYDNPNPKKEIMNTKEDIDSSSYHFEQKPQSKSFWGFKRSTSLNQENKKSLLCSLQLLSRSNSTGSAPNPKKAIFKDVHKQKQMSKSASCSSSSSSSSSSNPYATLLPRPPSRKGYINGSSYYGNGVRVSPVLNVPSPYISKGTAKLFCLGSFLHPGKDKKGKK, from the coding sequence ATGTGCTCAGAAGCCAGTCCTCCGAGATTATCGTTTTCCCAGGATCTTGGACAACCAGATGTTCTACCAGTTGGTCCGAGAGACACATCACTCTTGGACATGAACTGTGACTTTGAGTTCAGCTTCAGCAACAGCAGCTTCGAGCGTCAATCTTCCTCCGCCGACGAGCTCTTTTCGCACGGTGTGATCCTCCCTATGCAACCGAGAGATAGGGTTTTGAATAGCGAACTTAAACGTTATGcctctcttcctccacttcCAAGTTCTCCAACTTAtgacaatccaaatccaaagaaAGAGATCATGAACACGAAGGAAGATATCGATTCGAGTTCGTATCATTTTGAGCAGAAGCCTCAGTCGAAATCCTTCTGGGGATTCAAGAGAAGCACCAGCCTCAACCAAGAAAATAAGAAGAGCCTGCTTTGTTCATTGCAACTCTTGTCAAGAAGCAACTCAACCGGCTCAGCTCCGAATCCGAAGAAAGCGATTTTTAAGGATGTTCATAAACAAAAGCAGATGTCGAAGTCTGCATCATGttcgtcatcttcttcttcatcgtcGTCGTCGAATCCGTATGCAACGCTGCTGCCGAGGCCGCCGTCGAGGAAGGGTTACATAAACGGATCGTCTTATTACGGCAACGGTGTTCGAGTTAGTCCTGTGTTAAATGTACCATCTCCTTATATTTCTAAGGGAACTGCAAAGCTCTTTTGTTTGGGTTCTTTTTTACACCCCGGGAAAGATAAAAAGGGCAAGAAGTAA
- the LOC137712842 gene encoding zinc finger protein BRUTUS-like, with product MATPLTDGGGGLAVLSNSVNKVDSSSANGCLASSEEPTRSPILIFLFFHKAIRKELDALHRLAMAFATGKRTDIQPLLERYHFLRSIYKHHSNAEDEVIFPALDIRVKNVAQTYSLEHEGETNLFDHLFELLSSNAKNDENFPRELASCTGALQTSVSQHMAKEEEQVFPLLIEKFSVAEQAALVWQFLCSIPVNMMAKFLPWLSSSVSPDEHQGLRKCLSKIVPEEKLLQQVIFTWMGGRSSADMFRSSIDTPQFQCCVDIGASTSSQRMEKANPACECRTGKRKYVESSTDVSDTIEGHPINEILLWHNAIKRELNEIAEEARKIQQAGDFTNLSAFNERLQFIAEVCIFHSIAEDKVIFPAVDGKISFFQEHAEEENQFNEIRCLIENIQSAGAISTSADFYAKLCSHADQIMETIQRHFSNEEVQVLPLARKHFSFKRQRELLYQALCMMPLRLIERVLPWLVGMLTEDETNNFLKNMQLAAPVPDSALVTLFSGWACKARNQGSCLSSSAIGCCPVKSFTDIEEGFVHSACACSSASSARDSLTPQANNGKRLAKQNVPMSCKHNGSDQSCCVPGLGVNSNNLGPSSLFGAKSLRSLSFSSGAPSLNSSLFVWETDNSSSDIGCGERPIDTIFKFHKAIRKDLEYLDIESGKLSYCDETTLRQFIGRFRLLWGLYRAHSNAEDDIVFPALESKEALHNVSHSYTLDHKQEEKLFEDISCVLSELSHLHESLQKDDMDEDLVGSSISFSAANGNYSKKYDELATKLQGMCKSIKVTLDQHIFREELELWPLFGRHFTVEEQDKIVGRIIGTTGAEVLQSMLPWVTSALTQDEQNKMMDTWKQATKNTMFNEWLNECWKGISELTPQTETSESSTPQKGVEFQESLDQPDQMFKPGWKDIFRMNQNELESEIRKVYRDATLDPRRKAYLVQNLMTSRWIATQQKLPQEIAGESSNGEDVVGHSPAYRCAEKKEFGCEHYKRNCKLRAACCGKLFTCRFCHDNVSDHSMDRKATTEMMCMRCLTVQPVGPICTTPSCNELSMAKYYCNICKFFDDERTVYHCPFCNLCRLGKGLGIDYFHCMTCNCCLGIKLVNHKCLEKSLETNCPICCDFLFTSSATVRALPCGHYMHSACFQAYTRSHYTCPICSKSMGDMAAYFGMLDALLAAEQLPEEYRNRCQDILCNDCDRKGTSRFHWLYHKCGNCRSYNTRVIKGETSNTDCPTSN from the exons ATGGCGACGCCGTTAACGGACGGAGGCGGAGGACTGGCGGTGCTGTCGAATTCCGTCAACAAGGTGGATTCTTCGTCGGCCAATGGATGCTTGGCGAGCTCGGAGGAGCCAACGAGGTCTCCGATTCTGATCTTCTTGTTCTTTCACAAGGCAATTCGGAAGGAGCTCGATGCGCTTCACCGATTGGCCATGGCCTTCGCCACCGGAAAAAGAACCGATATTCAGCCGCTGCTCGAGCGCTACCATTTCTTGAGATCGATTTACAAGCACCACTCTAATGCCGAAGACGAG GTAATCTTTCCAGCTCTTGATATACGGGTGAAGAATGTAGCACAAACTTACTCCCTTGAACATGAGGGTGAAACAAATCTTTTTGATCATCTATTTGAGCTGCTAAGTTCAAATGCcaaaaatgatgaaaacttCCCGAGAGAGCTAGCGTCTTGTACAGGAGCCCTACAAACATCAGTTAGCCAACACATGGCAAAGGAAGAGGAACAG GTCTTTCCGTTGCTCATTGAGAAATTCTCAGTTGCGGAGCAGGCAGCTCTGGTCTGGCAGTTTCTGTGCAGCATTCCTGTGAATATGATGGCCAAgtttcttccatggctttcatCTTCTGTTTCACCTGATGAACATCAGGGTTTACGCAAATGCTTAAGCAAGATAGTTCCAGAGGAAAAGCTTCTTCAACAA GTCATTTTCACCTGGATGGGAGGTAGAAGTAGTGCTGACATGTTCAGAAGTTCTATAGATACCCCTCAGTTCCAATGTTGTGTGGATATTGGTGCTAGCACATCAAGTCAACGTATGGAGAAGGCAAATCCTGCATGCGAGTGCAGGACTGGGAAAAGGAAGTATGTAGAGTCAAGTACTGATGTTTCTGATACCATTGAGGGGCACCCAATAAATGAAATACTTCTTTGGCATAATGCCATTAAAAGGGAGTTAAATGAGATAGCTGAGGAGGCTAGGAAGATACAACAGGCTGGAGATTTTACTAATCTATCAGCTTTCAACGAGAGGTTGCAATTTATCGCTGAAGTTTGCATCTTTCACAG TATTGCTGAGGACAAGGTCATATTTCCTGCCGTTGATggaaaaatttcatttttccaaGAGCATGCTGAAGAAGAAAACCAATTCAACGAAATTAGGTGTTTGATTGAAAATATTCAAAGTGCTGGAGCTATCTCTACTTCTGCTGATTTTTATGCAAAATTATGTTCTCATGCTGATCAAATAATGGAAACTATCCAGCGGCACTTTAGCAACGAAGAAGTTCAG GTTCTTCCACTTGCTCGAAAGCACTTCAGCTTCAAAAGGCAGCGTGAACTTTTGTATCAAGCTTTGTGTATGATGCCCTTAAGACTGATTGAGCGTGTATTGCCATGGCTAGTCGGAATGTTGACTGAAGAtgaaacaaataattttctcaaaaacatGCAGTTAGCAG CTCCAGTGCCTGATTCCGCTTTGGTAACACTCTTTTCGGGATGGGCATGCAAGGCTCGTAATCAGGGTTCATGTTTGTCTTCAAGTGCAATTGGTTGCTGTCCTGTTAAAAGCTTCACTGATATCGAAGAAGGTTTTGTTCATTCAGCATGTGCAtgttcttctgcatcatctgcTAGAGACAGCTTGACACCTCAAGCAAATAATGGGAAGAGGCTAGCCAAACAAAATGTTCCTATGTCATGCAAACACAATGGTAGTGACCAGTCCTGCTGTGTCCCAGGTTTAGGAGTGAACAGCAATAATCTTGGGCCGAGTTCTCTTTTTGGGGCCAAGTCTTTGCGCTCCTTATCTTTCAGTTCTGGTGCCCCATCTCTTAATTCCAGTCTTTTTGTCTGGGAAACGGATAATTCTTCTTCTGATATTGGCTGTGGAGAACGCCCCATTGATactatttttaaatttcataaagcTATACGCAAAGATTTGGAGTATTTAGATATTGAATCTGGAAAGCTTAGTTATTGTGATGAAACCACTCTGCGGCAGTTCATAGGAAGGTTTCGTTTGCTGTGGGGCTTATACAGAGCGCATAGTAATGCGGAGGATGATATAGTGTTTCCTGCGCTGGAATCCAAAGAGGCACTTCATAATGTCAGTCACTCATACACACTGGACCATAAACAGGAGGAAAAATTATTTGAAGACATCTCATGTGTTCTTTCAGAACTTTCTCACCTTCATGAAAGCTTGCAAAAGGATGACATGGATGAGGATTTAGTTGGAAGTAGCATTAGCTTTTCTGCTGCTAATGGTAACTACTCTAAAAAGTATGACGAGCTAGCTACAAAGCTTCAAGGAATGTGCAAATCTATCAAAGTTACACTAGATCAGCATATTTTCAGGGAAGAACTTGAGCTGTGGCCATTATTCGGCAGACACTTCACTGTGGAGGAGCAAGACAAAATAGTTGGCCGCATTATTGGGACCACGGGTGCTGAGGTGCTCCAATCGATGTTACCATGGGTGACTTCTGCACTTACTCAGGATGAACAGAACAAAATGATGGATACATGGAAGCAAGCAACTAAAAATACAATGTTCAATGAGTGGCTTAACGAATGCTGGAAAGGAATTTCAGAGTTAACTCCACAGACTGAAACATCGGAAAGTAGCACTCCTCAAAAAG GTGTTGAATTTCAAGAAAGCTTGGACCAGCCCGATCAGATGTTCAAACCTGGTTGGAAGGATATTTTCCGTATGAATCAAAATGAACTTGAGTCAGAGATCAGAAAGGTTTATCGCGATGCAACTCTTGATCCAAGGAGAAAGGCATATCTAGTGCAGAATCTTATGACTAG CCGCTGGATAGCTACTCAGCAGAAGTTGCCTCAAGAAATAGCAGGAGAATCTTCTAATGGTGAAGACGTGGTTGGACACTCACCAGCGTATCGATGTGCAGAGAAAAAAGAGTTTGGGTGCGAACACTACAAAAGAAACTGCAAACTCCGAGCTGCTTGCTGTGGCAAGTTATTTACTTGTAGATTTTGCCATGACAATGTGAGCGATCATTCAATGGATAG GAAAGCAACAACTGAAATGATGTGCATGCGCTGCCTGACCGTTCAGCCGGTTGGGCCAATATGCACTACACCTTCATGCAATGAACTATCCATGGCAAAGTACTATTGCAATATATGCAAATTTTTTGATGATGAAAG GACTGTGTATCACTGCCCATTTTGCAATTTATGCCGACTCGGAAAGGGTCTTGGCATTGACTATTTTCATTGCATGACATGCAATTGTTGCCTGGGGATAAAGTTAGTGAACCACAAGTGCTTGGAGAAGAGTTTAGAAACAAATTGCCCCATCTGCTGTGATTTTTTGTTCACATCAAGTGCAACGGTTCGAGCTCTGCCCTGTGGCCACTACATGCATTCTGCTTGCTTTCAG GCGTACACTCGCAGTCACTATACTTGTCCAATTTGCAGCAAATCTATGGGAGATATGGCG GCTTACTTTGGCATGCTTGACGCATTATTGGCTGCCGAGCAGCTTCCAGAGGAATACAGGAATCGTTGTCAG GACATTCTATGTAATGACTGTGATCGAAAGGGTACCTCACGGTTTCACTGGCTATATCACAAGTGCGGAAACTGCAGATCTTACAACACCCGGGTGATCAAAGGCGAGACATCAAATACTGACTGCCCGACATCAAACTAA